One window of the Candidatus Yanofskybacteria bacterium genome contains the following:
- a CDS encoding prolyl-tRNA synthetase, with protein sequence MRISKLFTKTIKEAPADETAVNAQLLIRGGFVYKEMAGVYSFLPLGLRVIKKIEGIIREEMNRIDGVEMKTSILQNKETWEKSGRWSDEVVDSWFKTKLKNGGEAGLSFTNEEDYSNILTQHVSSYKDLPIYAYDFKEIFRNEARSKSGILRGREFYWKALYSFSKDEKEHMAFYEKATEAYKNVFNRVGIGNRTYLVLASGGTFSKFSHEFQTICEAGEDLIYISKKDYGKGLEIERGRAAINKEIFTDNIKKDLGLGNDFVEEKAIEVGNIFTLGTRFSEPFGLDFIDDTGNKKHIFMGSYGIGLSRLMGTIVEVMHDDRGIIWPDSIAPFKIHLVSLGKNDEAGAIYDTLTESGLEVLCDDREDKSAGEKFADADLIGCPIRLVVSEKTLAKDSVELKHRKSSELELIEIKDLKKFLI encoded by the coding sequence ATGCGAATATCTAAATTATTCACTAAAACAATCAAGGAGGCTCCAGCCGATGAGACAGCTGTAAATGCTCAACTTCTTATTCGTGGCGGCTTCGTGTATAAGGAAATGGCTGGAGTATATTCATTTCTTCCTCTTGGCTTGAGGGTTATAAAAAAGATTGAAGGGATAATCAGGGAAGAAATGAACAGAATTGATGGCGTAGAAATGAAGACGTCTATACTTCAGAATAAGGAAACTTGGGAGAAATCAGGTAGATGGAGCGATGAGGTGGTAGATAGCTGGTTTAAGACGAAGCTAAAAAATGGCGGTGAAGCCGGCTTATCGTTTACCAACGAAGAAGATTATTCCAATATCTTGACTCAGCACGTAAGCTCATATAAAGATTTGCCGATATATGCATATGATTTTAAGGAAATCTTTAGAAATGAAGCCAGGAGCAAATCCGGTATCTTAAGAGGGAGAGAGTTCTATTGGAAGGCTCTGTATTCATTTTCCAAAGATGAAAAGGAGCATATGGCATTTTATGAAAAAGCTACTGAGGCGTATAAGAATGTTTTTAATCGAGTTGGCATTGGAAATAGGACATACTTAGTCCTTGCATCTGGTGGAACTTTCTCCAAATTTTCCCACGAATTCCAAACTATTTGCGAAGCCGGAGAAGACCTTATCTATATATCTAAAAAAGATTACGGTAAGGGACTAGAAATAGAAAGAGGCCGAGCTGCCATAAATAAAGAGATTTTTACCGATAATATTAAGAAGGATTTGGGTCTAGGAAATGACTTTGTAGAAGAGAAGGCTATTGAAGTTGGTAATATTTTTACCTTGGGAACTAGATTTTCAGAACCTTTTGGTTTGGATTTTATCGATGATACTGGAAATAAGAAACACATTTTTATGGGTTCTTATGGCATTGGACTCAGTAGATTGATGGGCACAATTGTTGAGGTAATGCACGATGATAGGGGTATTATTTGGCCTGATAGCATAGCACCATTCAAGATACATTTAGTATCGTTAGGCAAGAATGACGAAGCTGGGGCTATATATGATACATTAACTGAATCTGGCTTAGAAGTCTTATGTGACGATAGAGAGGACAAGAGTGCAGGTGAAAAATTTGCTGATGCTGATTTGATAGGTTGTCCAATCAGACTAGTAGTTAGTGAAAAAACTCTAGCCAAAGATTCGGTAGAGCTTAAGCACAGAAAGTCTAGCGAGCTAGAACTGATTGAGATAAAAGATCTCAAGAAATTTCTAATATAA
- a CDS encoding DNA polymerase III subunit gamma/tau produces MLYRKYRPQTFAEVVGQDHIIKTLTGGLISGRIGHAYLFTGPRGTGKTSVARVFAKSLNCHNLSKDGNPDNKCDSCSIMNEGRSMDLIEIDAASNRGIEDIRNLKESALVAAPSGKYKVFIIDEVHMLSKDAFNALLKILEEPPAHVIFILATTESHKILPTVLSRVQRFDFKRLTTDQIFNKIKDVARIEKIKIGDDSLRSMAISADGALRDAEVYLSKIRAAYPLGQEVTAKDVIETLGLIPADYFPKFVSLIFNSEKEKAIEFISDIHGSGVDLDNFSKGLIEYLRKVLISKISPATLAAYFSDVEISSDANFTHQIDPKLVVRMIASFSNARNEMKTSPIPTLSLELAVMDVLGFS; encoded by the coding sequence ATGCTATATAGAAAATATAGACCCCAGACGTTTGCTGAAGTTGTGGGGCAGGATCATATAATAAAAACTTTGACCGGGGGATTAATAAGCGGCCGAATAGGCCACGCTTATTTATTTACCGGACCCAGGGGTACCGGTAAAACCTCTGTCGCGCGAGTATTCGCTAAATCTTTGAACTGCCACAATCTATCCAAAGATGGAAATCCCGACAATAAATGCGATAGTTGTTCGATAATGAATGAAGGCCGTTCGATGGATTTAATTGAAATTGATGCCGCCTCAAATCGAGGCATCGAGGATATACGCAACCTTAAAGAATCGGCCCTAGTCGCGGCTCCAAGCGGTAAATACAAGGTTTTTATCATTGATGAAGTTCATATGCTAAGCAAAGACGCATTCAATGCACTACTTAAGATTTTAGAAGAGCCGCCGGCTCACGTAATCTTTATTCTAGCCACCACCGAATCGCACAAGATCTTACCAACGGTATTATCCCGCGTTCAGAGATTTGATTTTAAGAGACTTACTACCGATCAAATTTTTAATAAGATAAAAGATGTCGCGCGCATAGAAAAGATAAAGATCGGAGATGACAGCTTACGCTCTATGGCTATCTCGGCTGATGGTGCGCTAAGAGATGCCGAGGTTTATTTATCTAAAATAAGGGCTGCATATCCTCTTGGCCAAGAAGTCACGGCTAAAGACGTAATTGAAACTTTGGGTCTTATTCCCGCCGATTATTTCCCGAAGTTCGTGTCTCTCATATTTAATAGCGAGAAAGAGAAGGCGATTGAATTTATAAGCGATATCCATGGTTCTGGAGTTGATTTGGATAACTTCTCGAAAGGATTAATAGAATATTTACGCAAAGTATTGATATCGAAAATTAGTCCAGCGACTTTGGCGGCCTATTTTTCCGATGTAGAAATTTCGAGCGATGCTAATTTCACTCATCAGATTGACCCTAAGCTAGTAGTAAGGATGATCGCATCTTTCTCGAATGCCAGGAATGAGATGAAGACGTCTCCGATCCCGACACTATCTCTTGAATTGGCCGTGATGGACGTCCTCGGATTTAGTTAA
- a CDS encoding serine--tRNA ligase — MLDIKLIRDKRDEVEKALLKRVAKDVLNLGGIIALDDNRKEILIGLEALKAERNKNSKVKPTPEIIEQMKKIGEEVKELEANLRNVEDQLKEKLSELPNIPAEDVLPGGKENNKVVKTFGEKPEFSFEPIDHVELAKRMDLIDYDRGVKIAGSGFWCYRGNGALLEWALLNYFKDFHVANGYTFILPPFLLNEDSAYASGHLPKFRDDLFWTSRSSENKQGDSLCLNATSEMMINNLHRNEVLDEIDLPLKYFAYSPCFRKEPGGYGAGEKGTTRGHQFNKIEMFQFTRPEDSWSGFEELVGNAEKLVEGLGLHYQTVQLAAQDASASMSKTCDIEVWIPSMNTYKEVSSASNAIDYQARRADIKYKSSKTGKNEFVHTLNASGLATSRLLPAILEQFQQEDGSVRIPEVLHKYMNGVKEIKSK; from the coding sequence ATGTTAGATATAAAATTAATAAGAGATAAAAGAGATGAGGTAGAGAAGGCTTTATTGAAAAGAGTGGCCAAGGATGTCCTAAATTTGGGCGGGATTATCGCGCTAGATGATAACAGAAAGGAGATACTTATTGGCCTAGAAGCATTGAAGGCCGAGAGGAATAAGAACTCCAAGGTTAAGCCGACGCCAGAGATAATTGAACAGATGAAAAAGATTGGCGAAGAAGTAAAAGAGTTAGAGGCCAATCTCAGGAATGTTGAAGATCAATTAAAGGAGAAGCTGTCGGAGTTACCAAATATACCGGCCGAAGACGTTCTTCCGGGCGGGAAAGAGAATAACAAGGTGGTAAAAACATTCGGTGAGAAACCGGAATTTAGTTTCGAGCCAATTGATCATGTCGAGCTGGCCAAGAGAATGGATCTTATCGATTACGACCGCGGTGTTAAAATAGCTGGGTCTGGCTTTTGGTGCTATAGGGGTAACGGCGCTCTGTTGGAGTGGGCATTATTAAATTATTTCAAAGATTTTCATGTCGCTAATGGCTACACTTTTATTTTGCCGCCATTCTTACTTAACGAAGATTCGGCCTACGCCTCTGGCCATTTACCCAAATTCAGAGACGATCTTTTTTGGACATCGCGATCATCGGAAAATAAGCAGGGCGACAGTCTTTGCCTTAATGCCACCAGTGAGATGATGATCAACAACTTGCATCGTAATGAGGTGTTAGATGAAATTGATCTACCTTTAAAATACTTTGCCTATTCGCCGTGTTTTAGAAAAGAGCCGGGGGGCTATGGTGCTGGAGAGAAGGGTACGACTCGTGGCCATCAGTTTAATAAAATAGAGATGTTTCAGTTTACTAGACCCGAAGATTCGTGGAGTGGTTTTGAAGAACTTGTTGGGAACGCTGAAAAACTAGTCGAGGGCCTCGGGCTTCATTATCAGACTGTTCAGCTGGCCGCTCAAGATGCCTCGGCCTCAATGTCTAAGACTTGTGATATTGAAGTTTGGATACCAAGCATGAATACATATAAAGAGGTAAGTAGTGCTTCGAACGCAATCGATTACCAGGCCAGAAGGGCGGATATAAAATATAAGAGTTCTAAGACTGGAAAAAATGAATTCGTGCATACGCTCAATGCTTCTGGTCTTGCCACGAGTCGTTTATTACCAGCCATCCTGGAGCAGTTTCAGCAGGAAGATGGTAGCGTAAGGATCCCCGAAGTCCTCCATAAATATATGAATGGAGTAAAAGAAATTAAATCGAAATAG
- the mrdA gene encoding penicillin-binding protein 2, with amino-acid sequence MKRDYRISIDRDDLITPEETLLDSGSDLSDLERPISDLAFRIIWISFILLIGVILSFSFKISIVDHKSLSIVANQNRSANFQIPPPRGIILDRSGKPLTKNLPSFDLLVISKEIREHKEDYDVNLGKIAKALGLDRDILASQVADQMKSSSIFFIAKDLSKEQLLEINFLNPQGFYVIADTKRYYVDGSQFSQIIGYTGKVSKDDLARDSYYLSTDTIGRAGLEDEYEEYLRGEHGRVFFSGGASGDQKEALPGNNIVLNIDYDMQKVLYNSLFNILKPTSLDKAAAIVQNPQNGEVLALVSFPSFDNNLFRDGLSETEYKKLFDNSSKPLFNRVVSGVYNPGSTIKPFMGMAILQEGIFKISDTIKDCVSLTVPDSSGGDTGRTFKNWRVDLGQFNLRRAIADSCNIYFFIGGGGYGKISGLGVDRIANYLKNALADVVLGIDLPNEGKGFVPTPAWKETERGESWYPGDTYNISIGQGDLSVTPLWLNSYIAAIANGGTIYRPRIANRIVDGKNNTLKIFKTEVLKKLPFREDIIDEMRRDMEETVISGTAKLLQDIPVRVGAKTGTSEIVKGKRINSLFTAFAPLNNAEIVVTVLTEGSSSNEGYATRTVNEFMKWYFSKDKVLDVVPSISPAESPEPSISPAL; translated from the coding sequence ATGAAGAGAGACTATAGAATATCAATCGATAGGGATGATTTAATAACGCCGGAAGAAACATTATTAGATTCCGGCAGTGATCTTTCAGATCTAGAAAGGCCGATATCGGATCTAGCTTTTAGGATTATTTGGATATCTTTCATTCTGTTGATAGGGGTTATACTTTCTTTTTCTTTCAAGATATCAATCGTAGATCATAAAAGCTTATCAATAGTTGCCAATCAAAACCGTTCGGCTAATTTTCAAATTCCGCCCCCGAGAGGAATAATATTAGATCGTTCTGGCAAGCCGCTTACGAAGAATCTGCCAAGTTTTGATCTATTGGTTATTTCCAAAGAGATTAGGGAGCACAAGGAAGATTACGATGTTAATCTAGGTAAGATTGCGAAGGCACTTGGCCTAGATAGAGATATCCTAGCCAGCCAAGTCGCCGATCAAATGAAATCAAGCTCAATCTTTTTTATAGCTAAAGATCTATCCAAAGAGCAGCTATTAGAGATAAATTTTCTAAATCCTCAAGGATTTTATGTAATAGCAGACACTAAGAGGTACTATGTTGATGGCTCTCAATTTTCTCAAATAATTGGATATACCGGCAAGGTCTCTAAAGATGACCTAGCTCGGGATTCGTATTATCTATCTACAGATACGATCGGTCGTGCCGGCCTAGAAGACGAATATGAAGAATATTTGAGGGGGGAGCATGGGCGCGTATTTTTCAGTGGCGGAGCTAGCGGCGATCAAAAAGAAGCACTACCCGGCAATAATATTGTGTTGAATATAGATTATGACATGCAGAAAGTATTATATAATTCTCTTTTTAATATATTGAAGCCGACATCATTAGATAAAGCCGCTGCTATTGTGCAGAACCCGCAGAATGGCGAGGTGCTGGCTTTGGTAAGCTTTCCCAGTTTTGATAATAATCTTTTTCGAGATGGCCTATCTGAGACTGAATACAAAAAATTGTTTGATAATAGCTCAAAGCCACTTTTTAATAGAGTAGTAAGTGGCGTCTATAATCCGGGTTCTACGATAAAGCCATTCATGGGCATGGCTATTCTACAGGAGGGCATATTTAAAATTAGCGACACCATAAAAGATTGCGTCAGCTTAACTGTTCCTGATTCAAGTGGCGGCGATACTGGCCGTACTTTCAAAAATTGGCGTGTAGATTTGGGGCAATTTAATTTAAGGCGTGCCATAGCAGATTCTTGCAACATATACTTTTTTATTGGCGGCGGCGGATATGGAAAAATCTCTGGACTGGGAGTTGATAGGATAGCTAATTATTTAAAGAACGCTCTAGCTGATGTCGTCTTGGGAATTGATCTGCCGAATGAGGGTAAGGGTTTTGTTCCCACTCCTGCATGGAAGGAAACTGAACGGGGTGAGTCTTGGTATCCAGGAGATACTTACAATATATCCATAGGCCAGGGAGACCTATCCGTTACGCCGTTGTGGCTTAATAGTTATATAGCGGCTATCGCTAATGGCGGGACTATATATCGTCCTAGGATAGCTAATAGAATTGTGGACGGAAAGAATAATACATTGAAAATTTTTAAGACAGAAGTTCTTAAGAAGTTGCCATTCAGGGAGGACATAATAGACGAGATGAGAAGAGATATGGAGGAGACGGTTATATCTGGTACGGCCAAGTTGCTACAAGACATACCGGTCAGAGTTGGTGCAAAGACCGGAACGTCAGAGATTGTAAAGGGCAAGAGGATCAACTCCTTATTTACGGCTTTTGCCCCTTTAAATAATGCGGAGATTGTTGTCACTGTTCTGACCGAAGGCTCGTCTTCAAATGAAGGATATGCCACCCGTACAGTTAACGAATTCATGAAATGGTATTTTTCTAAGGATAAAGTGCTAGATGTCGTGCCCTCGATATCTCCTGCGGAGAGTCCCGAGCCATCTATCTCGCCTGCACTTTGA
- a CDS encoding transcription elongation factor GreA: MDNQYFSKEGLEKLKNELEERLSVLRPEIALRIKEAKEQGDLSENAEFDAAKEAQAFNEGRIEEIKNILEKAVVINHNGDKDFVQVGSTLKVQSEVGSHTYSIVGAAESDPVAGFISNESPLGKAFIGRKKGEAVRVVTPKGEVEYKIVDIG; the protein is encoded by the coding sequence ATGGATAACCAATATTTCAGTAAGGAAGGCCTAGAGAAACTAAAGAATGAGCTCGAAGAGAGACTCAGTGTTTTGAGACCCGAGATTGCTCTTAGAATCAAGGAAGCTAAGGAGCAAGGAGATCTGTCTGAGAACGCCGAATTCGATGCAGCTAAAGAAGCTCAAGCTTTCAATGAAGGCAGGATAGAGGAGATAAAAAACATATTGGAGAAGGCCGTGGTTATTAATCATAACGGCGATAAAGACTTCGTCCAGGTCGGGTCAACCCTCAAAGTTCAATCTGAAGTTGGTTCGCACACTTATTCGATTGTTGGCGCCGCAGAATCAGATCCGGTCGCCGGATTTATCTCTAATGAATCTCCCCTTGGAAAAGCTTTTATCGGCCGTAAAAAAGGCGAAGCCGTAAGAGTTGTTACTCCAAAGGGTGAAGTTGAATATAAAATCGTAGATATCGGTTAA
- a CDS encoding ribosome recycling factor, whose protein sequence is MYKDLINQRKGDFEGAFMHAKNEVASIRTGRANTSMVEEIQVEYMGSRMRIKELATISIPEPRVILIVPWDKQAIPYIEKGIKDGAASLSPSSDRDGVKVVLPALTEDRRKEFIKLLGQKVEEGKIKVRQIREDILKKVQQEVKEKKAREDDNYKAKDELQKIIDDLNKKFDELAKKKEQELMTS, encoded by the coding sequence ATGTATAAGGACTTAATCAATCAAAGAAAGGGCGATTTCGAGGGTGCATTTATGCATGCGAAGAACGAAGTTGCCTCGATAAGAACTGGTCGTGCGAATACTTCCATGGTGGAAGAGATTCAGGTTGAATATATGGGTTCAAGGATGAGGATAAAGGAGTTGGCAACGATTTCAATACCAGAGCCTAGAGTTATTCTCATAGTGCCTTGGGACAAACAAGCGATTCCGTATATAGAGAAAGGTATTAAAGATGGTGCCGCGTCTCTTAGCCCATCATCTGATCGGGATGGTGTTAAGGTCGTATTGCCTGCCCTCACAGAAGATCGAAGAAAAGAGTTTATAAAATTGCTTGGCCAGAAAGTAGAAGAAGGTAAAATCAAGGTTAGGCAGATAAGAGAAGATATTCTAAAAAAAGTTCAGCAAGAAGTTAAAGAAAAGAAAGCCCGAGAAGACGATAATTATAAAGCCAAAGATGAATTGCAAAAGATTATAGACGATCTAAACAAAAAGTTTGACGAGCTGGCCAAGAAGAAGGAGCAAGAGCTAATGACGTCATAA
- a CDS encoding endonuclease gives MAQFVYILRSDKDGGYYVGMTNNLKDRLTCHNAGRVRSTKSRRPFKLVHSEEFSTRIFAREREKYFKSYEGSREKLRILEKIK, from the coding sequence ATGGCACAGTTTGTATATATACTGAGAAGCGATAAAGATGGAGGTTATTATGTCGGTATGACAAATAACCTTAAGGATAGGTTGACTTGCCACAATGCTGGTCGAGTCAGATCTACTAAATCCAGGAGACCATTTAAGCTAGTGCATTCTGAAGAATTTAGCACAAGGATATTTGCCAGAGAGAGGGAGAAATATTTCAAAAGTTATGAAGGATCGAGGGAGAAGTTGAGAATACTTGAGAAGATAAAATAA
- the lysS gene encoding lysine--tRNA ligase: MPIDEIRDTKIQKVEELRKLGIDPYPAKSNRTHTVAEAISNFGSLSDEKKTIVIAGRLMAVRGHGGAAFLDVYDNGSKIQGHIKKDVVGEDAFNKFQRFIDIGDFIEIKGTLFRTKKEEQTLEVEECRLLSKAILTLPEKWHGLQDEEDKLRKRYLDILFDPETREMFVKRSKFWQSTREFLLNRGFLEVETPVLESTTGGADAKPFITHHNALDLDVYLRISMGELWQKKLMVAGYAKTFEIGRQFRNEGMDSEHAQDYTQMEFYWAYADYNDGMELVEEMYKYVAKETFGTLQFKIKDFEIDLGREWERYDYRETIKKFTGVDILSAKLEEVEAKLIELKIKYDRKGFNITRALDNLWKYCRKQITGPGFLVGVPVALSPLAKRDQNNSELSQRFQVIIAGSEVGNGYSELNDPIDQANRFEDQVKLRESGDEEAQMYDYDFVEALEYGMPPTCGFGVSERLFSFLMNKSIRECQIFPLMKSNSRKG; this comes from the coding sequence ATGCCAATAGATGAAATAAGAGATACTAAAATTCAAAAGGTTGAAGAGCTGAGAAAGTTGGGTATAGACCCATATCCGGCTAAGTCTAATCGCACACATACCGTCGCTGAAGCGATATCCAATTTTGGGTCATTGTCTGACGAGAAAAAGACTATAGTCATAGCTGGGAGGTTGATGGCGGTCAGGGGGCATGGTGGCGCGGCTTTTCTGGATGTCTATGATAACGGTAGTAAGATCCAGGGGCACATCAAGAAAGACGTGGTCGGTGAAGATGCCTTTAATAAATTCCAAAGATTCATAGATATCGGTGATTTTATAGAAATCAAAGGAACACTTTTTAGAACCAAAAAGGAAGAACAAACTTTGGAAGTCGAAGAGTGCAGGCTTCTAAGCAAAGCCATTTTAACGTTGCCAGAGAAGTGGCATGGACTCCAGGATGAAGAGGACAAGTTAAGAAAAAGATATTTAGATATTTTATTTGATCCAGAAACCAGAGAGATGTTCGTAAAAAGGTCTAAGTTCTGGCAATCAACTCGCGAATTCCTATTGAATCGGGGGTTCTTGGAAGTTGAAACACCAGTTCTCGAGAGTACGACCGGCGGAGCTGATGCCAAGCCCTTCATTACCCATCACAATGCGCTCGATCTTGATGTCTATCTTAGAATCTCCATGGGCGAATTGTGGCAAAAGAAATTAATGGTTGCTGGTTACGCCAAAACCTTCGAAATCGGAAGGCAGTTTCGAAATGAAGGCATGGATAGTGAACATGCTCAGGATTATACCCAGATGGAATTTTACTGGGCCTATGCCGACTACAATGATGGCATGGAGCTAGTAGAAGAAATGTATAAATACGTTGCTAAAGAAACTTTTGGCACTCTACAATTTAAAATTAAAGATTTCGAAATCGACCTAGGCCGCGAGTGGGAGAGATATGACTACCGAGAAACTATAAAGAAATTTACTGGGGTGGATATTTTAAGCGCCAAGCTTGAAGAGGTTGAGGCTAAACTTATTGAACTGAAAATAAAATATGACAGAAAGGGTTTTAATATAACGCGAGCGCTAGATAATCTTTGGAAGTATTGTCGAAAGCAAATCACTGGGCCTGGGTTTTTGGTAGGCGTTCCGGTGGCGCTGTCACCATTGGCCAAGAGAGATCAGAATAATTCGGAATTGAGCCAGAGGTTCCAGGTAATTATCGCTGGTTCTGAAGTTGGTAACGGCTACAGCGAATTGAACGACCCGATTGATCAGGCTAACCGTTTCGAAGACCAAGTTAAGCTCAGAGAATCTGGCGACGAAGAGGCCCAGATGTATGATTATGATTTCGTGGAAGCATTGGAATACGGTATGCCTCCAACTTGTGGTTTTGGTGTTAGTGAGAGGCTATTCTCTTTCCTCATGAATAAATCTATCCGCGAATGTCAGATCTTTCCGTTGATGAAGTCTAACTCCCGAAAGGGATAG
- the mreC gene encoding rod shape-determining protein MreC encodes MMRNKFLAYLIFLIFILLAMALASRFWIGQIVPNVGIIQRPAVYLFEKMNGFRMFWDEFRRLGKVSNDNVALREKVDDLTSQLSKFKNLEEENNYLRKSLNLAEKHKFSFVDASIFSSSASLDGLNFLINKGSSDGLESGLVVVTDEGVLIGRIGDVFETFSRVVSVIDSSFKVTARDAASGAGGIAVGAVRNGLNLDLIVEDDDVREGDLIVSSGDDLFPAALIIGTVDLVETKAGELFKKVRIKPAFDQIRFSRVLIIKK; translated from the coding sequence ATGATGAGGAATAAGTTCCTGGCGTATCTAATATTTTTAATTTTTATCTTATTGGCGATGGCTCTAGCCAGTCGTTTTTGGATTGGGCAGATTGTTCCAAACGTAGGGATAATTCAAAGGCCGGCAGTTTATCTATTTGAGAAGATGAACGGCTTCAGAATGTTCTGGGATGAATTTAGAAGATTGGGAAAAGTCTCTAATGATAACGTGGCCCTGCGCGAGAAAGTTGACGATCTTACTAGTCAATTGTCTAAATTTAAGAATTTAGAAGAAGAGAATAATTATTTGAGAAAATCTTTAAATTTAGCAGAAAAACATAAATTTTCATTCGTGGATGCCAGCATATTCAGCAGTTCGGCATCTTTAGACGGTTTAAATTTTTTAATTAATAAGGGTTCTAGCGACGGGTTAGAAAGTGGCCTCGTTGTTGTGACTGACGAGGGTGTACTAATAGGTAGAATCGGAGATGTCTTTGAGACTTTTTCTAGAGTCGTTTCGGTAATCGACAGTTCTTTCAAGGTTACGGCTAGGGATGCGGCATCTGGAGCTGGAGGTATCGCTGTCGGAGCTGTGCGTAATGGTTTAAATTTAGATTTGATCGTTGAGGACGATGACGTAAGGGAGGGGGATCTTATTGTGTCTTCTGGTGATGACCTTTTCCCAGCAGCTTTGATTATAGGTACAGTTGATTTGGTTGAGACTAAAGCCGGAGAATTGTTTAAGAAGGTGAGAATTAAGCCAGCATTTGATCAGATAAGATTCTCAAGAGTCTTAATTATAAAAAAATAA
- a CDS encoding rod shape-determining protein (functions in MreBCD complex in some organisms) — MLNKLFGFWSKDIGIDLGTANTLVYVRGKGIIINEPSIVAVNQKTGKILAIGEEAKKMVGRTPGYIMVSRPLVSGVVSDFEVTEQMLKYFIDRVHQEGFALFPRPRVVVGIPSGVTEVERRAVEDATYNAGAREVYLIEEPMAAAIGARLPVQDAVANVIVDMGGGTTEVAVISMGGVIASRSLRIAGDKLSEDIVRYMREQKNLLIGDATAENLKIMFGSASPLEDELEGTVRGRDLVSGLPKELPITSYDLREAMQRSIALIVASVKSTIEETPPELTADLINRHIYLAGGGAMMRGLDRLIAQETKLFVKIVDDPLTAVARGCGFVLENVDQLKNVLVSTEREAYI, encoded by the coding sequence ATGTTAAACAAACTTTTTGGTTTTTGGTCAAAAGATATTGGTATTGATCTGGGTACTGCAAATACCTTAGTTTATGTTAGGGGCAAAGGTATTATCATCAATGAGCCATCGATAGTCGCAGTTAATCAAAAAACTGGCAAGATTTTAGCCATAGGCGAAGAAGCTAAGAAAATGGTAGGGCGTACGCCTGGATATATCATGGTCTCTAGGCCATTGGTTTCCGGTGTGGTGTCCGATTTCGAGGTTACCGAGCAGATGCTCAAGTACTTCATAGACAGAGTCCATCAGGAAGGATTTGCATTATTTCCGAGGCCACGTGTAGTTGTGGGCATACCTTCTGGCGTGACCGAAGTTGAGAGGCGTGCAGTCGAAGATGCAACATATAATGCTGGTGCGAGAGAGGTCTATTTGATAGAAGAGCCTATGGCCGCGGCTATAGGGGCAAGATTACCAGTCCAGGACGCTGTAGCCAATGTTATCGTCGATATGGGTGGTGGGACTACGGAGGTGGCTGTAATTTCTATGGGAGGCGTTATAGCGTCTAGATCTCTTAGAATAGCCGGAGATAAATTGAGTGAAGATATTGTGAGATATATGAGAGAGCAGAAGAATCTTCTAATAGGTGATGCAACGGCTGAGAATCTGAAAATTATGTTTGGTTCGGCTTCTCCGCTTGAAGATGAGCTAGAAGGTACAGTTAGGGGTCGAGACCTGGTTTCTGGGCTGCCTAAGGAGCTGCCGATCACGTCATATGATCTTCGCGAAGCAATGCAGAGGTCTATAGCCCTAATTGTTGCGTCGGTTAAAAGCACAATCGAAGAGACGCCGCCAGAGCTTACGGCTGATCTTATAAATAGGCACATATATCTTGCCGGCGGTGGAGCGATGATGCGTGGGTTGGATAGGCTCATAGCTCAAGAGACTAAGCTGTTTGTTAAAATTGTCGACGATCCGTTAACGGCCGTTGCTCGTGGTTGCGGTTTTGTCTTGGAAAACGTGGATCAGCTCAAGAACGTATTAGTCTCAACCGAGAGAGAGGCTTATATATAA